CTCCACTCGTCGCCTCCAGCTCTCACCGTCCGATCAGTCTGTCTTTCTGTGGTTGTTGTTGAGGGGGGCGTGGCCGTTCTGCACGTGGCCGTTTTTGGATTTTTCCCTCCACTCGtggtcatcatcttcatcttcggaATCTGTCTCCTCTTTATCGCTTCTCTCATCTTCAACAATGTCCTGTTGGACAAAACAAGACAGAAGTTAGATCTTTTTTTAATTCTTAACAGAGTGAAATGACCCTGAAATATCTCTTACTCTTTTCCTACAAACATGGTACGTGTGCTGTTCCAGTTTGTGCACCTAATTCTGAACCACCAGGAGCatataaaccaaaaataaaatgaTTCAGTACTCTGTGGTTTACCAGCTGGAAACAAAAATAGTAGATTTTCCTAGAAATGAAGTTCAGAGCATTGTATGACATAATTTCCTTCCTCTTTCAGGTAGAACACTAAGAAGCTGTTGGAAAAAATAATGCATGTTAATGCAAACAGCTTCAAATGGTGGTGATATAATATCAAGAATTTAGTAATATCTAGAAAGAGTAAAGAGGGTTCTTTTTACTTAAAACAGGAACATAAACAAGCCCCATGTGGAAGATTTACAGGGATCTAACTGCAGAcacaaaaattttatttatatatatatatatatatatatatatatatatatatatatatatatatatatatatatatatatatatatatatatatacatacatatacacacacacacatatataaaaatTATTTGTACTGTAaagtgattacattttttaatcaaattaatcacagggttgctgtgaatTACTTTCTATTAATCactattaaatatcattcatttttaatctaaattattcgcgtttcattttgcaagaGCAAACAgtctcaagaaagaagggaatatatatgcacttaacatctttattaaacaccttcaacagtttcaacaaaacaactgtttcatcttgggggtttttttgtcctcatatttccatccaggggaccaacgtgctgtttagcatcttccatctttatgggctggttctgctgcctgtcactacacCCATTTGCGCATGCACAATGCTAACTCtccttggacaaactgccccaaatgtgttgccagagacattcagagtcattctgcactgcagatgggtaaactgtgttaaaattttttaatcagattaatcatgatgatggattaattcgTGTTAATGGGttaatttgacagcactaataaattatatgtgtgtgtataatcaCATAAAAATGATGATTGTTTTTAATTGCCTTAAAATTAGCTGTTTATGTCTACATATCTTGAAATAAAAGCACAGCTGCACAATATTTGCCTCTGGTGTGAAAGTACTCATGTTGGTGTGATGCTAAttaaaagcacaaacacagacaggccCAGTGTGTAGAGGCCTTAAGGCTGGTAATGAGAAGGATCTTCAACAGAACTGGTTCAAGAGGCAGAACTGAGTTGGTGGAAAAGGTCTATAAGTGTCAGCATCACAAGACATGAATGTCACATTCTAATATCTAGAAATGCTAACGAAAGGTGCTTCAGTTCTTCCTTTAGCATATGACACTGTGACATGAAGGATAAAAGGTGGGTATTCTGATGCATCATCAGGACCTGCATAAGCATATTAACCTTATAAATCAAAGCAGAAAGGGTACTTTTTTTTGGAATAATGGCAGTATTTTGTGTGTGTCAATGTTATCTGTGCCTTGTGGAGGGTGCTAAAACTGGCAGCTGAAGTCCGTACATTGCCTGGCAGGAACTTGATGACCATTCGTATGATGAGCGCCGCCCAGAAGATGTGCAGACACTGCAGCACAAGCAGCAGCCCGTTGAAGAAGTAGAACCCGAAGAAGGGAGGGTACAGGGTCAGGGGGTACACCCACGTTGTATGTATGATCCTGCACAGGGGACAAAGGCAGAACAGAGAGTCCAGTCAGAGCCACCTACAGTCACCATCAAAAGCCCATTGACAGGGGCCAGGATCGGAGACACTGTGTCTGTTGTTGTGTTTCCTTCAAACTGTTGGACACATTTTGgagaatttcaacaaaataagAATGTCAATCAGTCCATAAAATGACACACAGGCTGCTATATTCAAAAGgacagtaaaataaatgaataaataaataaagcatcaGTAGCTAGCACATGACATTTAAGTACTTCAGTtcgtatttgtgtattttaaggAATGATATATCAATATGTCTGTGGTAATATAAATTGTGTAACTATAACAGAGGAAGTGCAAAATCAGTCTGTATCTTCTCTGACAAGCTGACTTTCCACCTCAGCCCAGCATGAAAACCCTTTACAATACTCCCTGAACATTATTCCCACAAAAAGTGCAAAGTAAGCTGAAATACTAAGTCAAATGTTGCAACCAAATGCACTTACTATTCACTGGCTCATAATAGTTACAGCAagtctgatgatttttttttttttttttttaccagaaagGCAGGATTACAAGGCGGGTGACAATGAAAACTGCAGCGAACACAGTGAAGATGAAGTTGCAGGTTTTCCTCCAACCTGCGTAGTTGAACATTTTGGCTGACTGgaataaaaaaacagagacaGCGTTACTTTTTCGGTGACTGTCCTCTAGAGGGCAGACAGTGAGCTGTATGAGGACAATGACTGACATACAGGTTACATTTAAGATGTCTTAAGACCTATTTCACATCCTGCTGGTTTGAAAGTGATCGCAACATAAACAGAGAACAAGGATGGGTGACTGCAGGTGTTGACAGGTGGTTTTTAAAAGCAGCTTTATGATTTTCTCTGCGACTTGGTTGTTTCACTGGTCTAATTCTTATGGGACTTCTCAACTTCAGAGGTAAAATGTGTAAAGTACTACAAATCTTATGACAAAGGTGTTGGTTGGCTCGTGTTTTCAAGTTATGTGATACAGTGTtattatatatattcatatttatgtaCAGGAATCTGAAAAAGAATGTGGTAAAGTAGAACTGGCCACTCACCCTCTGAATAATTCACCATATTTCCCATTTTGGCCCAATTTTAGATCTGAAATTAGAGCAAACTACCACTTTCGgcttaattttttctttattagtaacCGAAATTAGGTAAAGTTCCACTACTtttgttctggaagcattttgATTGTAGACTAGTGTGATTATTATGGCCTCAACCAAGCAAACAATCTAATCAATATGGGACCATTTAACTTAGATCAGACCTGCAATGATTAATTAATTGTTTGTCAGTCATAACATAAATGCTTAAGCTGTTCAAgtcatttttaatgaaaaaaaaagttcgTTTTCCACTTCTGGGTTCATAAATTTCAACATTTCCTGGTTTCTTCACACTTCtatgacagtaaactgaataagTTTGGGCTGCATTCCAAACGTTATCTTTCACTTCACTTGAGAAACACCGggttacatttttcactgttttctggCATTTTATTGAACAAACAACAGATTCATTAACAAAATATTCATTAGTTTACTTGTTTTGATCTATATTTTTTAGACAAAATAACCTATTAATTGAATGAGAAAATAACTGAAGTATTAATCattaatgaaaattaaaaaaagctGCAGCCTTATTTGAGATGCAATTTCTAGTATTATTACTCATatcttttaatttattcatttatttatctatcaggGACAATGCAGTAAAACATAGTGGAGATAAAGACCATCTGATGTTCTGCACAGTGTATAGCATTTAACTAGTTTGAAACTACTTTCCCTATAAAACAAATGCATCACTTTTGGGGTGAATTATTAATGTATAGGTGAAATTAATACAAACAAATATCCTCCAGGCTTTTAGGATTAACAGCGATAAACCTGCATGAAACCATTTGCATTACTCCTAAAAACTGTTCCTAAAAACTGAGTGAGATCCTTTTTTTCTCAGTGTCGTACCTCCATTAGATAATCGGAGGCATCATGCGCCAACATGATCAAAGTCCCAGCTCGGATGTAGTTGACGAGCCAAGAGAAACCGATGAGCGAAATAGTGGCCACATGGTGGACTATCTGCTCTTTGAAATCCTGCAGAGAgggaaacaaatgaaaaaatgcagtgCAGTGTAGTCACTTATTGATTAAGCTGTAAAAATTGGTTAGTAATCAACATGTGCCTGACGGATGTTGGTTTTACAAATGATTAACTCTCCACATTTCAGCTTATACAGCTttgtaattataaaaaaaaatgactaattCTATCTATGAAGGGGAAAAACGTAACTCAAAGCAACTCAACAAGATTGTTTCGAAACAAATCCACAAATTGGGGGTTGATTTCAACAGAGGAAGTCTCAGGAAAAGTCCAGAAATCTGCTGCTGAGGTTTAAAAGATTAGTAAACTGGGTTATAAACCAGTGCTGGCACAGAGGCTGAGAAATCTGCTGACAGGCTATAAGGTCTGCTTTATAGAACAACATTTAAACCTGAGGACACAATGGTCAATCCATCTCTGTGGTGAGACTCCCCACAGTCACATATTAACTCACACAGCTCCAGGGGCAGGAAGTTTGAATTGACCAAACTGGGAAAATACTGACTGATCTACTCCACGCGATGCAAAACATCAAGACAAGTTAATGGATGCAACAGCTCAGCTTCATTATATTACAGATTTTATTCCCTCACTAAGTAGCATCTCTCTTAATGGAGGGTTTCTGAAGGGTTTCATTTACATGGGCTAATAAACAGGCTGCTCTGTATCACTTACCTTACGTTTGACATCTGATGCTACGCTAAAAAGCAGGGAGATATAAAATCCCAGTTCAATCATGTAGTACCAGTACTGAGAAGGCACCAGTGGCTGgaaaaaaggagaggaaaaacTGCTCTGAGCACAAAAGACTGCCAGTAATTTTACCTTTTATTCATTTGGGAAGACATCTTTAAACTAGCAAAAGCACAGAAGAGAAAGGTACTTTCAACAGGGCACAGTGATCTGctggaaaaatgaaagaaattctGAAATAACTGAAGGAGAGATGGTTTAGGCAACAGTAGGTGCATACCATTTTGGGGAAGTCTTCCCACATCAGCTTCATATCGTAGAACCATGGTTTCTGAGGGTGGATAGATGTTAAATATTAATGAAAGTGAGAGCATTTAACTCTTGTGCAAAGAGACAAAGCATGAAGACagagggaagaaatgtttggagCGTCCATTGGTGAAAATGTTCAACTTTCTACGTTTTATGAGCACATGGAACAGTTTCACAATCAACTGAGGAGGAAATAAAATCTAGTAAAATGACGCAAACTGTAGTGACAAGAGTACTCACATCAATAAGGACTGCCAGGCCAGCAAAGAAAGCAAGAAGGTAAAATGTAAATCTCCAACTGTAAGAGAATGCACAGAGATCTCTACTGAGGCATGATTTCACACAAAGGACAAACAATGGCACAAAGTCAACTCTGAAAATGCATGTTTCTCTGTCTGCTTCTGCCACAGTTACTCCACAACTACTGAGGCTGCCACTATTTttcattttggtttgttttattacgAACAGCGTCACACAATGGCAATGAAATCAAATGTGACAAAAACTGATGTAAAATCAGATCTATTTTATGATTCAAAACACAAAAGATGGATATGATTCAGGGTGAATTTGATGTTGTGCTGATGTCGAGCTACCTGGCTTCACGGAACTTCTTCACCTTGCTGGGTCGGTCCTGGTTTCTCCGTCGCCTGAACCACCTCTGGACCTGTCGTACTGAACAGCCTGTGTGTTTGCTTAAACTCTCTATGGAGCTCTAAAATCAAAATGCAGGACAAGAAAACAGGTGTCAGCACCAACTGTAACATATGGACGAATAATGTAACAGCAATTAACTGAATAAAAGAATATCCATTAGGTTTTCAGTCTCATtcattcacacccaaatcatcaATATCTCTGGTATAACAAAGTGCACACATTGGGCCACATTTAGTAAAAGTAGAAGAGCAGAAGGAGAAGTTTTCTGTATTAGATTTGGAGGAGTCAAAtgcgtcatattttgctaaaaccacttttattcgtctttggtacatttgtttgtgtatttggaccctaatagttcataaagttttaatttgagccctccaggtgctgcaaagctatctttatattcattttggcaaaaattgagtggattcctacaacctattttaattccCTCTTAacttgttgcatctataactagttacgtcacgacatttgcacatataaggtcaaggcttcctacgaacatttctcagagtacaccataattgtttgtcagcagcagtgaagGTAGCTTATACTgacaatatgtccaaacttcaagccaattacctaaaatgttcagttgttggttgaacgggacagagcagcacagccaacaacctggagggggtggggtgtgaagtggctcatgtgcatttgaagggccagcgctcaaatctacttttctgatgtcattactcagtaatagggttgaagatggacctgtttagttgaattaatgaagaattcagacccaagcgtagaatttacagtgtatgtagaccacagggaactgtttgaaaatgcataattccatttaaaaaaaagcaaaatattactcctttaactGAGGAATGTAATAATATCTGTAAGCTTCCACAAAATCACAATGTCCAGGAAGAATGCAGGTAGAAGTACTGATTGTGAAACCCTGGCTAAAGACACTATGACATGCTGAAAGGAGGCCAAAAGTTTTGGTGCAATGGGCATAATGTGGCTCATTCTAGTTTGGGGTCGAAATCCTCTTAGATTTCTTCACAAAAATTAGGGATAATGTGCCTTAGCAATCAATATACTCTGGtaattctttccttccttcctccggCACTCAAAATACATTAACATTAGTGGAGAAAATTCAATGTTTTACCACATGCTTTCTGTTCTAAGTGGCGTGCACTCATACTGCAACCATCACAGCAAAGAGGattcagacatgtttttttttttttttgctgttaaatAATATCACAATCAGGGATGCAGATTTGCATATAGACAGTAGTAATATTTCCCTATGAATATGTTTAGAAGAACAGAATTTGCAAACTTATTATCTTATTAGCAGAACTCTACACCTGCACTCACTGAATTGGAATACCATGCAGTACACTGAACATCACACAAAGTTTGTTcgtgcatgtaaacacattagAAAGTCCATCAGGAGCTTTTTCACTGAATAGTCAGATGCCACATTGTTTTTGGATGAAAACCTGCAGCTAACATCAACAGACATAAAAGTAAAGTgatgtagggtcaaaacacagtaatgtcccgtgagagagcgaactttaattgactgccattccaacatttacttcaacataaagtagctccttgttttggataatcccttatggtccaactaaagcaaaaatgaatttaaaagtaaaaatgtgggtcatttagcaacactaatctgtcaaattgtctctaaaatttcccgtcagagagatttcaaataccatgttttgaccctattaTTTAATCATGTTAGGTAGCATTAACTAGCAAGATAGCCCCGATTTCAGTCATGTAGTTTAGCTGTCAACAGGAGAACGCATAAAACAGTAGGATATAACAAACAGTAAGATGAAATTTAGTGTACAAAATCTCATAAATATGTCCACGTTAATGAACTCATTTGTATGCAGGGAACACAGCAGCAGCATGTTACAGAAGCAAAACAGGGCAACGAGGAAACA
This DNA window, taken from Sphaeramia orbicularis chromosome 11, fSphaOr1.1, whole genome shotgun sequence, encodes the following:
- the cers2a gene encoding ceramide synthase 2a: MLSQLREQIWADWIWFPEGHGWADLTDHDGKVFPKTADLWATIPIALCFLVIRQIFERTVAIPLASLLGVRDKKRVFAAPNPTLESYFCSTSKHPTQSSIESLSKHTGCSVRQVQRWFRRRRNQDRPSKVKKFREASWRFTFYLLAFFAGLAVLIDKPWFYDMKLMWEDFPKMPLVPSQYWYYMIELGFYISLLFSVASDVKRKDFKEQIVHHVATISLIGFSWLVNYIRAGTLIMLAHDASDYLMESAKMFNYAGWRKTCNFIFTVFAAVFIVTRLVILPFWIIHTTWVYPLTLYPPFFGFYFFNGLLLVLQCLHIFWAALIIRMVIKFLPGNDIVEDERSDKEETDSEDEDDDHEWREKSKNGHVQNGHAPLNNNHRKTD